The Silene latifolia isolate original U9 population chromosome X, ASM4854445v1, whole genome shotgun sequence genome contains the following window.
TAACACCAACACCACCCCTTGCGCGACCACGActcacccaccaccacccgacaCGGATCTACTCCCCTTCCTCGCACGACCATACGGGCGCCACCACCATCTAACCTGTCCCACACCTCATACACCACCGACGATGCTATTGCTTCCGTCCTCGACGCCATTTCAGACCGCCACCACCGCAAGAAAACCCAACTAAATATCGTTTTAATTCTTGTAGATCTAGCACATTAGATCTGTAAAATTGAAAAGATTACTGTTATTTGTGCAAAGatggtggtcatctcattgaatGTGATCCCAAGTTACAATCTTTTTCCTTTACTCATTTCTATTTACATGCGTCATTCATTTAAATTGCTTTTCTGCCGTTTTTTTTGTTCCCAATTTTTTATCTGCATGATAGATTCTCTTTCTCttttccttaattttttattCATTGGTTTTGATGATTGACGTAATAAATGTGAAATGTAGGTGAGCTGTTTTAAATGAGCTTTGATTCAATTGTTTGTTTGATCTCGACTTTTCGTGTGGGTCTCTTCTTCTCTAATTTTTTATTCATTGGTTGATCAAGTATTAATTTAATGCAGCATCTTTATGATTTAAaatcttattgttattgttaaatcttatttattgttattattgtattatgatttatttggttttataaaagttatcgactaaagttatacacttaaaacattaaagttatacacttaaaacattaaagttatacaatttacgactaaagttataccctttaaacattaaagttatactattttttgttatttggttttttctttgatttacgatttttttttgttattatggatTAATGTAgtattgtttagtttgtttcttcttctcatttgtttttatttttcagatttaaaatttaaacttataTGTGCAACTTCAGTGGTCATTGTGTACAACTTCAATGCCCTTATGTACAACTTCAGTGATCATTGCTATTTTggtttttttggactaaagttatacatcttgtctattaaagttatacgcacgatatataaatttgtcaaatttaaatatttaaatgtttagatctgacgttttttatttcaattattgttattgtattgtatttcattgttatttggtttttttagttatttgttttttttcttagacgggttttttttgttagattggcgggtttttttattttagatctagtattggcgagatttggtttttattttttcagttttgttgattttttacttttggactaaagttatacaatttttggactaaagttatacaattttggactaaagttatacatttggacaaaagttataagtttgttggattaaagttggattttggactaaagttatacatatgaaggactaaagttatacaaataaggattagagttatacaaaaattgactaaagttatacaaatatggactaaagttatacaaaaatggacaaaagttatacaaaaatggactaaagtcatacaaaaatgggctaaagttatacaaaaaattggactaaagttatacaaaaatgaaccaaagttatacaaaaatggaccaaagttatacaaaaatagaccagagttatacaaaaatgtaccaaagttatacaaaaaatggactaaagttatacaaaaaattggactaaagttatacaaaaattggactaaagttatacaaaaatgaaccaaagttatacaaaaatgaaccaaagttatacaaaaatggactaaagttagtccatatttgtataactttggtgcatttttgtataactttagtccatatttgtataactttggttcatttttgtataactttggttcattttcgtataactttagtccaattttttgtataactttagtccaatttttgtactccctccaattcgctataatgttccctattcccaaaacggattattcaggtaatgttcccctttccttttttagtaACATTTTCACCTACACAATTACCATTCTATCCTTACTTAATTTGTGTTTTTACATTTTGTACCCCTACTTTATTTCCTAACCCAAATACTAATTAACTTAATTAACCCAACCCAAATACTAACCCAATTATTAACCCAGCCCATTTAACCCGTAATCCTAattaaccaaaccctaattaaccCCTCCCGCCATATTTAACCCCTTAATCAGCCAAACCCTATTtgtcactctctctctctcttccgccATTGTTCCTCACTTTCTCTCTGTAGATCTCTCTTATTTTCCGTCCAAATCTTCCTTTGTTTCACATATAATCCCTTTCCTCATCTCTGATCTTCACTTTCGCACTCTCCTTTCTATCATTCAATCATTATGTCGATGGATTTTTACTTCAATCGCCAGAAATTCGATAAGTTTATCAATTTTTTTCCAGATTTGAGTTATCTTGACTCGGATCTTGAAGATGGCCCTTGTTTGTTTAACAACTCTGTTGTTTTGGTTGGGTTTGATGAAGATTGCGAGGGGGTGAAAAGAAATGATGTAGGTGAGAAAGTTGTTACTGATTCTGGTGATGGTATCATTGATTTGGGGAAAAATGATGATTATCAGAAGGCTAGGGAAGAGACGGCGGAGTTTATTAGGGTTGATGTAGAAAGATTGATGAAAAAGATGGTTGAGAGACGTGAAAGCCCAAAATACCGTCGTTTGATGCTGACTCAAATGGCGAAAATTGATCCCATGTTTGCCATTGAAGATGAAGATGCCGATGAAGGTCTAATGGGAGATGAAGTTACTGGTGATGTCATGCATGAAGATTTTGAGGATGTTGGTGGTTACAGTCAGCCCATAGTTGACTCCTTTGATGTTGTTCCTGACAGTTATGGGGAACTTGATACATTCGTCCCTGATTCTCAGTATTGCTCTTTGTTTGTTCCTGATTTGGAAGAAAAACACGATGGGAGGTCTAATTCTTCTCctaatttattgttttttttttaatacggTTTGAAGGACTGATGATGTAAAAGTTGCTGTTTATGGGTTTTTATTCTCCTTTTGTTCAGTTTATTTATGCTCAATGATTTCATTTGAGAGCATAGTTACACAATTCATGCATTACGCCACCACTGGTAATCGTGATGCAGGCTATGTATGGATTGTGTTGTTGGTTATCTTAACTTGAAACTCAATTTGGTTGAAGTCTTACTACAATAGCACAATTGCCATTTAACTAGTTCAGTTTACATTAATTGCCTAAAAGACAATATAAACTTGTGCAAAGTTCAAAAGAGTACATAAATTGCATGTGTGCCTTCTATGTTTTTACTGCATTCATTTTGTTGTCTACTCTACATGCTGATTTATCTTCAAAAACTTGTCTGTTACTCTATGATGCTTGTACTCTGGTTGCATTCGTCTGGTTGTCTTCAAAAACTTGTCTGTTACTGATTTATCTTCACTGACACATTCATGCTTCTACTATATCTGAATGCATATATCTGGTCGTCTTCAAAAACTTGTTTGCTTCTACTACGTCTGAATACATACATATGGTTGTCTTCAAAAACTTGCCTGTTACTGATTTATCTTCCCTGACACATTCATGCTTCTACTATATCTGCAACCTGAACTGCATTAGTAACTGCACTGTCTTCAGTAATGTTACCAACAACTTCATGTTCACCTGTTGGATCATTACTGCAACCTGCAACATCTGTTAGTTCTACACTATTTTCTGCACTATTTTCTCCACTACTAAATGACTCTACCAGTTCAGTAATTCTACTTCCATGACCAAGATTTGTTACATATCTAATGCAATCTTTCACCAATTCTGTATTAGCATCTAGATACTCAGGTAATAAACTTTGTGATGCTAATTTTGATTTGTGCATATGAGGTATAGGATAGTCAATCCCACCTTTGAGTTGCATAATCTCTAACATACATGCCTGTAAAGTAATGAACACATAGTTAAGCTTGATCACTTCCAACTCTTCATAAGCTTTCATAACATTGTCAAGAAGTTCTTGTAGTGTGTTTGATTTTTCCTTTTGTTGAAGAGATTGAATGGCTCTAAAAAACCCCAAATCAAGAACATTTAAATCTGGAGAATTTGGAGGTTGATAACTAAATTGAATGTTCCACTCATCTTCATTAGCATGCTTTCTGAAATCTGCATCCACATTATTTATATGGGGTCTTGCATTATCCTGTTGTATCAGAATATTCTTACTGTAGTTTGCAGGCCATTTAGCCTTAATGGCAGGCAAAACATTAGAAATCAACATTTCTTTGGTGACTTGCTTAGTAATTGACTCTATGTTCTTTGTTTCTAGTGTGCTTGCACttctattttttgattttctcttAGCTGGTACCTCCATTACAAATGGCCATATACCAATTTTCCCATCACAAATTACTTCTTTATTTGGACCATATTTAGGTCTTGATACGGCACACATGAACATAACCTTAGTTATGAATCTTTTAGATTGCACACATCTAAAaggtcttctttctttttttcctaCATAAAACCTTTGACTTGGTTTTGTAATAAAAAACCATTTTTCATCTATGTGAATCACATTGCTTTGATCCTTGAAAATAAAACGTTTGGTATTTTTATCATATTGAAGGTGTGAAAGACAATAAATTAATCGTTCAAGTTTGTTCTTATCTGTCAGAAGTGGCTTGGTTGCATTTGTATGTGAATCCAACAGATCTGCCTTCACCCATCTGCATACTGTTGATTGACTAACACCCATCCCTTTACTAACTTCATATTGTGTTGTCCTCTTTGCAAGTTCCAAACTCTCTAGTTTAGAAGTGTCAAACTCCTTTCTTTTTGGCATCTTTCTACCTTTGAGTCTCTTTGTTGACATTGATTCCCGGCTGCTGACATGTTGAACTTTAACTTTATTCCAAATTTTGGTTATTGTTTTGCTGCATACACCAAATTGTGCTGCAATTTCTGCCATTGCTCCATGCTTTACTTTTCCATCAATGGTTTTCTCTAGTAGAAGATCACTGATTCTCCCTCTTTCCAAGTTATCTAGATTTGGTTTCTTCATTTATTGAGAATGTTTATTGTTTGATTTATGTAATGGTAATAAAGATACTTTTTGGCTCTACTCAAATAAATGATCCCAACTGCTAACTGCATCTCTATTTATATACACTTGAACTTTGCACAATGTTTGAGAAGTAATTGGGCgcaaaaactgaaatgtttgtgATATTTGGCTCCTAATTTGAATTTGGTGCCAAATTTTCATATTTAAGGCAACTTGCTTTGTTGGATGTAGACTTTGACAGTTGGTTTTTTgttgaaggacaaccaatttggcTGACAAGATAGGGGAAACCCTTAATGAAAACTGAAGTCCTCTGATCATTGATCTGccgttttaattttttttttttttaacgaaaaATTGTTGTAATTTGTATACTAATCAGCTACTAAtcctatgtaattttatttaataaacattGGATTATTGGTAAATGGAGGCATGTCTCCATATGTAATGGTTGTTAAACAACCAAGTTTTGTAAACTTAACTTTAATTAGGCGGTTAATCAAGTATGCAGATGGGTTAAGGCATATTCATATGGGAACAATTACTCATGTCTAATTTTGTGTTTAACTTTTGGAGGGAACAATTACCAAAAGCTTCATCattatttaactactaattattcttccctctctcctatcattATACCCCACATTTGtcctttattattttataatcaaCTTTCTTAAGTATTGTGCCATATTGATATGGGAACATTatggtgaattggagggagtataactttagtcttttttgtataactttggtctatttttgtataactttggttcatgtttgtataactttagtccatttttgtataactttggttcatttttgtataactttggttcatgtttgtataactttagtccatttttgtataactttggtccatttttgtataactttggtccatttttgtataactttagtccttatttgtataactttagcccatatttgtataactttaatccatatttgtataactttagtccatttctgtataactttggttcatttttgtataactttggttcatttttgtataactttggttcatttttgtataactttggttcatttttgtataactttggtttatttttgtataactttagtccttatttgtataactttagtccatatttgtataactttagaccatttttgtataactttagtccatttttgtataactttagtccattctttgtataactttagtcaatttttgtataacttcatactttttttgtataactttagtccatttttgtataactttagtcaattataagattaaaatcaacaaattataagaatttttatatggctaagattaaaacaacaaattttatgaaaaatattttagtagatcttagatgaaaaaaagtatctcaaaaaaaaaacgagatttaaaacccgaaatcttaaaaaaaaagtataacaagaagagatttgagaaaatgaataaaaaacgagaagtaacaaaataaaagaaaataaaagacaacaacaaaaaatgaatggaaaaaacaactcaaaacataaaaataaacaccaaacgaaaaaaaaaaaaaaaccgaggcgaaaaaaaaaaaaaaaaaaaaaaaaaggtggcggcggtgcggtggcggcggtgtggtggcggcggtggtgggtggtgagttggtgtcgggtgggatagtggtgggtggtggtgaatgaggaagagaagaatgaatgatttatttgagttttttgatttaattggattttttgggttttttgatttaattggattttttgggttttatttatttatttgggttttggggtttttttttatttggatttttttgggtttttattttttggggttttagagagaagatgagttgtgtgatatgtgagagaagtggatgagaggaaaagaagttatagtgaattagtgattaattagaaggattagtgaaggaggagagaatgagtgatattagtccataaacacacttttggaggttgatcttggccatccatctccctccatccaatggctcacaataggacttatggactcaaatatataaatggccttagttgatccttcctctctctctctctctctctctctctctctctctatatatatatatatatatatatatatatatatatatatatatatatactccctccataccagaccaatggtaacattgaccgttttgccactattcatggtcgtaggaaattttcgatattattcttaatctgtaagacaaaatatagtcatgtgagatcttgtttgatttatcgtcatgaatgctataagaatatcaaatttttataatttttaataatgtgtaacaaaagatatttacgttgcaaaacgtgtctcgacaagtgtgaaaaagtcaatgttaccattggtgtggtatggagggagtatatatatattgttCCACTTCTATGCCAATTAAATTTTTGTTTGTCATCTTTGCATGTGTGCGTGCATTTGGTCAGTGGGGCATTACGGCAACACTATGTCTATTTCTACATAGTTAGCTCATGTAATCTTAGGCTCTGTACTTTTGGACTTAAAATCACTTAAGTTAAGTTTatttcagatccaataagttcagttcagttcagatcagatcctataagttcagttcagattctataagttcagttcagttcagatcttataagttaagttcagttcagatcctataagttcagttcagatcttataagttcagttcagatcctataagttcagatcctataaattcactttagaaaagttatatatacagagtattatttttaaaaccgacgcaaaaatatttgacattattaattattcgatacatatatacattattatttttaaaacaaaattatcactcttctcattattttttatcgtaatgtaaccgTGGTATAATGTATGAACCAACCAATATATATAAAGtggaaaaatgttattatcttaccttgtgttttagatTATATATTCTTATCAGTGTTCTCTCTTGGCTGCCCACTAATTTTTTGTAAAAAATTTCtttaatctcaataaaagtttgcgtttttataataataataataataataataataataataataataataataataataataataataataataaaagttgcggttttataaaaaaatattaaaattaataataataataataataacaacaacaacaactgttggaaaatgtgtcctcaacaatagtgcgatcacatgatttaatatcataattaaatctcatataaagaatacgtaagggatgattcatttatatagtcaactgaccaacattaatcggtaacgattggcttgctagagtttgacgttactgtcgtgggacggtggtggtcagttgatcccttaaggtcacacctaaaggatgatgcccttatctgtaaaattgattagttgtatgacgatataagttaatcaattccttaaaattgaacaattcaatttgagagagagtattgatatcttattgtaatgggattaaataagatttattttagtaattgaaatactttattactaaaattgtttattatttgtgaaacaatagagatgagaatgaatggttaattataattacaagatgttgtgaattataattatatgacaaattttatttatgtgatcaagtatcactagtcaatttgttgtatgtaatttaattaatttataaaataatatttatgtgataaatatgcattaaattaattaataacatgtaacatactacatgtgacatattgtgtaacaagtgccaaattgacaaaataaaatggtagtccattttatagaagtggaccgaaatataaagggtttagtggatggtggtgatttattttaataagctaaaacaaacatcatcataacactacttacctagccgtacatgcctaaggttttaaTAAGAACAAAAGCATAAAGTAAGATGCCATCCTTGGCATTTTTTTGCTTGCTCCAACCGTGAGACACTCCTTCTTTTGGAGGCTTTTGTTCTTTAATTATTCCTCTTACATACTCATTCATTTATCACATGCAAAAgtttatgcattattctctctactctttaatcttcctctaaaaatatgagaagattcaatctaaattgttcataaagattactaatattattagtgtaatatatgagtattagtaatcaattttaaggtaaactactaaacaaatatctagcacatattatttagtagagataagggataatcttgggtgcaatcaagaggagtgacttctatacttgaaatctttggaggatcatcctaatactcatcatagctcaagaacaagtgaaggt
Protein-coding sequences here:
- the LOC141620117 gene encoding uncharacterized protein LOC141620117 → MKKPNLDNLERGRISDLLLEKTIDGKVKHGAMAEIAAQFGVCSKTITKIWNKVKVQHVSSRESMSTKRLKGRKMPKRKEFDTSKLESLELAKRTTQYEVSKGMGVSQSTVCRWVKADLLDSHTNATKPLLTDKNKLERLIYCLSHLQYDKNTKRFIFKDQSNVIHIDEKWFFITKPSQRFYVGKKERRPFRCVQSKRFITKVMFMCAVSRPKYGPNKEVICDGKIGIWPFVMEVPAKRKSKNRSASTLETKNIESITKQVTKEMLISNVLPAIKAKWPANYSKNILIQQDNARPHINNVDADFRKHANEDEWNIQFSYQPPNSPDLNVLDLGFFRAIQSLQQKEKSNTLQELLDNVMKAYEELEVIKLNYVFITLQACMLEIMQLKGGIDYPIPHMHKSKLASQSLLPEYLDANTELVKDCIRYVTNLGHGSRITELVESFSSGENSAENSVELTDVAGCSNDPTGEHEVVGNITEDSAVTNAVQVADIVEA